The genome window GTCACTGGTAACACCGTTGTCGATGCCCTTCTGTGGGCCAGAGAGATTCTTTTAGACAATATTCCAAACGAGATCTATAAGTCAATTGCTCATCATATAGAAGATAAAAAAAGGTTAATTTTGGTAACAAGCCATCGACGTGAATCATTCGGCACCGGATTAAGAAACATATGTCAAGCACTGATTGAAATTGCTTCAAGTAATAAGGATCTCTTCATTGTTTTTCCAGTCCACCTTAACCCAAATGTTAAAAAACCAGTATATGAAGCTCTAAGTTCTCAAAGCAACATAGTCCTGCTTCCCCCTGTAAACTACCTTTCGCTAGTATGGCTAATGAGTAATGCTTATATAATATTGACAGATTCTGGAGGCATTCAGGAAGAAGCTACAACATTCAAAAAACCCATACTTATATTGAGAGATGTCACCGAACGTCCAGAGGTCTTAGATTCTGGTTTTGGAATCTTGGTTGGAACTGACATAGAAAAAACGCTCTATCATTTTCATCAGATTTTTCACAATCCATCAATTTATAAGTCAATGACCCAATCACCTAATCCCTTCGGTGATGGTCAAGCTTCACAAAGAATCGTAAATATAATCACAGAATATGGGGATTAAATAGATATTTCTACCTGTAAAATGACATTGGATAATTCTCTTTTTCCACCTAATCTTCCTCGCTTAGCTTATATTTCCGACGTTCCGATTGAAGGCACATACCACGGGTCAATGCTACTATATCGCTTGTTGGAATTATATCCGAAGAGTAAACTTTTAATTGTTGAAACAGGGCTAAGATCATCATCTTCAGATAAATGTATACCGCAAATTAAACGTTACTTCATACCCCCACCCTTTACAAGATTACAATACACTAGGTATAATAGATACTACCTTCGGTTTCTTGGCTCGCTAAGCTCAATACGAGCTAGAGTTATCGAAAAGGTAATTTATGAATTCAAGCCTGAATCCATACTTTCTGTAGTAGAAGGCGCAGGTTGGATAGTTGGATGGAATCTTGCGCAAAAGCATAGAATTCCTTACCATCTAATCATTCATGATATAATGACCACTAAAAACTTTCAGAGAGTCTTTTCAAAAGTTTGTCGTAAAGCAAATTCTTGTTTGTGCATATCACCATACATGGCCGAGATATTTCAAAAAGAATATCGCTGTAAAACAGACATCTTGCTTCCTTCACGCTCTTATCTTCACCATGAATATACAACCCCGTCTCCTACAACTCTTAAAAACTCGTTTCCTCTAACAATAGCTTTCGCAGGAAGTATTTGGCATTTTTATGCTGAAATGATAAAGCTCATAGCAAATTCACTGATTAAATTAGGGGGTGAAATTCATATTTACAGTGATCTCACACATAAGAGTTATTTAGAATTTGGCTTCAATCAGCATCCGAACATATTTATAAAGGGTTATTTACCACATCCACAAATTATAGATACCTTGCGTAATTCAGCACATGCTTTGTATTCTCCATTGACATTTTCGCCAAATGACGATAACAGCCGGTTTTGTTTTCCTAGTAAGCTAGCTGACTACACTGCTGTAGGCTTGCCTATTATTCTCCATGGCCCCCCTTACTCATCCCAAATAAAATGGGCTTCACAATATTCCGACGCTTTCATTATCATTGACGATTTGAATGTTGAAAATATCCGTCAATCAATAGTTAGGCTTCAAAATCCAGAAATCAGGAGATCATTAGCTCAGAAAATCATTGCAATAGGTAAAGAAACCTTCTCTTGGGAAAAGGCTTGGAAAACTTTATGTTTTCATCTCACAACCCCATAGAAATCCGACACTTTAATCTTGTTCGTAATGGCTAATCTACCATACATACTCTCAATATTTTTACTGACACTAGTATTCTTAATAGTGTTCATATTTAATCAGAAAAAACGCAACAACGTTCTGCAATACAGAGAACTCAATTATTCATATTTCTATACCCTTCCTGTGAATCAAAAAATAGAGTTAGTAAACCTCACAACTAATAACATGTCAAATTTTAGATGTGAATCTGACGTAATTTTATCGCCAGGTTATTTTCTAGCTGTCGAATTCATGAAAAAATGTAGCTTTCTACATCGATACCCTATTTTAAAAATAAAATCCTCTCTAACTGAATCCTCACAATATCTTGATAGTGTAGTAAATAATGGAAAATCTAAATTGTGGATCAATTTAGCTTCCCACTCCGGCATAAGCCTCAAGGAACTTTCGTTTTTTGCAAAGGACTTTCTCTTAACTTCTTCTTGCGCGGAACTTATTTATTTTCCTCAAATAGATCTAAATAAACATAAAATACTTATATTAGCTCCTCATCCCGACGATCCAGAAGTCTCATCCTACAGTATTTATACTTCATATCCGCAATCCACTGTTATTGTAACTATAACTGATGGCCTAAACACGGCAAATAGAAATTTCATTTTAACATCCCAGCGTGTGATTGAATCTTTAACGATTCCTCAGTTTAATGGCATCTCATTCCGCAATACCATTAACCTTGCTTACCCCGATGGAAATCTAAAAATCTTGTATGAAAATTACAGGACATCGCCTATGGACAAAAAATCTTCTAGATTTAATGAGTACAGAAATTTAAACGTATCACCTTATATGCCTACAAATTCTATTGGTCCCTGTTGGATTTCACTAATAAATGACCTGGTGCAAATTATTCAATCT of Candidatus Methylacidiphilales bacterium contains these proteins:
- the wecB gene encoding UDP-N-acetylglucosamine 2-epimerase (non-hydrolyzing), which gives rise to MQQRKKILVLIGTRPEAIKLAPVIRILMDRVSDFETRILLTGQHKKMVKQALEVFGIKPDIELNAMKFATSLGRLTSKLFSDVSQVLSNEKPAWILVQGDTTSALVGAVSAFYQKIKVGHVEAGLRTYNRWSPFPEEFNRTCISHVADIHFAPTIKARDSLLKLPDIIPDSIHVTGNTVVDALLWAREILLDNIPNEIYKSIAHHIEDKKRLILVTSHRRESFGTGLRNICQALIEIASSNKDLFIVFPVHLNPNVKKPVYEALSSQSNIVLLPPVNYLSLVWLMSNAYIILTDSGGIQEEATTFKKPILILRDVTERPEVLDSGFGILVGTDIEKTLYHFHQIFHNPSIYKSMTQSPNPFGDGQASQRIVNIITEYGD
- a CDS encoding PIG-L family deacetylase; the protein is MNQKIELVNLTTNNMSNFRCESDVILSPGYFLAVEFMKKCSFLHRYPILKIKSSLTESSQYLDSVVNNGKSKLWINLASHSGISLKELSFFAKDFLLTSSCAELIYFPQIDLNKHKILILAPHPDDPEVSSYSIYTSYPQSTVIVTITDGLNTANRNFILTSQRVIESLTIPQFNGISFRNTINLAYPDGNLKILYENYRTSPMDKKSSRFNEYRNLNVSPYMPTNSIGPCWISLINDLVQIIQSYKPTIIITPHPLIDSHFDHVFTTLALDEALQICDYFPSAILTTFVHNKITELYPFGPHNSEISLPPFPQHFNNIQLFDSVQVAFCSEDLNHLKFRAMEAHSDLRTIRFPIYPTFSSAFLQLKIAAYNSLLFHPNSPPNSLFRRFIRPHELFLTITSSATFQNICQHAKN